A portion of the Avibacterium sp. 20-132 genome contains these proteins:
- a CDS encoding TRAP transporter small permease: MKSLVNFIQKTLSITVVSILATMSCLVFLNVVLRYGFNSSINITEEVSRYLFVWLTFLGAILAFNDDQHVHVTILTHKLSAYQRHLLSLLTDGLMLFCCYLIIRGGWTQFELNLTNYAPISGLPQGITYLASVVAGVFIGLLLSIRFVANLRLLLKGGIQ, from the coding sequence ATGAAATCTCTTGTCAATTTTATTCAAAAAACACTCAGCATTACCGTGGTGAGCATTCTTGCTACGATGTCGTGCTTAGTTTTTCTCAATGTGGTGTTACGTTATGGCTTCAACAGTAGTATTAACATCACCGAGGAAGTCTCTCGCTATTTATTTGTGTGGCTGACTTTCCTTGGCGCAATTTTAGCCTTTAATGATGATCAACACGTTCACGTAACGATTTTAACCCATAAGCTTTCTGCTTATCAGCGTCATCTTCTCAGTCTATTGACTGACGGACTTATGTTGTTCTGTTGCTATTTGATTATTCGCGGTGGCTGGACACAATTTGAGCTTAATTTAACCAATTATGCCCCCATTTCTGGATTACCACAGGGGATCACCTACTTAGCAAGCGTTGTTGCTGGTGTCTTTATTGGCTTACTGCTAAGCATACGTTTCGTTGCAAACCTTCGTTTATTATTGAAAGGGGGCATTCAATGA
- a CDS encoding YhcH/YjgK/YiaL family protein, translating to MYFGHISNVNNNGFPEAINIALAYLKNTDFDTLPAGCYEIKERLIFAQVLDLETKPKSEILPEVHRRYLDVQYLHSGQERIGIAPDLGNNQIAQAYNAERDILFYQDAENESELIMRKGNFAIFFPEDIHRPACIDLQSSNIRKVVVKIAISEI from the coding sequence ATGTACTTTGGACATATTTCTAATGTAAATAATAATGGGTTTCCCGAGGCGATTAACATTGCCTTGGCTTATCTAAAAAATACCGATTTTGACACCCTGCCTGCGGGCTGTTATGAAATTAAAGAGCGGTTGATTTTTGCCCAAGTTTTAGATCTCGAAACAAAGCCTAAATCTGAGATTTTGCCCGAAGTTCATCGTCGTTACCTTGATGTGCAATACCTACATTCAGGGCAAGAACGTATCGGTATTGCACCAGATCTTGGCAATAACCAGATTGCACAAGCGTACAATGCGGAAAGAGACATCCTGTTTTACCAAGATGCAGAAAATGAAAGTGAATTGATTATGCGAAAAGGGAATTTTGCGATTTTCTTTCCTGAAGACATTCATCGCCCTGCGTGTATTGATCTGCAATCTAGCAATATTCGTAAGGTTGTCGTCAAAATTGCAATCAGTGAGATTTGA
- a CDS encoding IclR family transcriptional regulator: MSDDKSNGNQSLSRGLRLLEILSNYPNGCPLAKLSEIAQLNKSTVHRLLQGLQSEGYVQPTATAGNYRLTTKCLSIGQKILMSLNIINIAAPYLEALNLTLGETVNFSKRENDYAIMIYKLEPTTGMLRTQAYIGQRLPLYCSAMGKLYLAYEKNKDYLPHYWQSQAENIKPLTANTVTHLPLMEKELNDIRQEQFAMDREENEIGVVCVACPIFNYQGNVDYAVSVSMSSYKLKQLGIPYLLNEIQKTALLISQELGYKPDHALPQPKKQ; this comes from the coding sequence ATGTCAGACGATAAATCCAATGGAAATCAGAGCTTAAGTCGTGGTTTAAGATTACTTGAAATTTTGAGCAATTACCCGAATGGCTGCCCATTAGCAAAATTATCAGAGATTGCGCAGCTCAATAAAAGTACCGTACATAGATTATTACAAGGCTTACAAAGTGAAGGTTATGTACAGCCTACGGCAACCGCTGGCAATTATCGTTTAACTACAAAATGCTTGAGTATTGGGCAAAAAATCTTAATGTCGTTAAATATTATTAATATTGCCGCTCCTTATTTAGAAGCGCTGAATTTAACCTTAGGCGAAACTGTGAATTTTTCTAAACGGGAAAACGACTATGCCATTATGATCTATAAATTAGAACCGACAACAGGAATGCTGAGAACACAGGCCTATATTGGGCAACGTTTACCCCTTTATTGTTCCGCGATGGGTAAACTTTATCTCGCCTATGAAAAAAATAAAGATTATCTGCCACATTATTGGCAAAGCCAAGCCGAGAATATCAAACCACTCACGGCAAATACCGTAACCCATCTTCCTTTAATGGAAAAAGAACTGAATGATATTCGACAAGAGCAATTTGCAATGGATCGTGAAGAAAATGAAATTGGCGTTGTTTGCGTTGCCTGCCCGATTTTTAATTATCAAGGAAATGTGGATTATGCCGTTTCGGTGTCAATGTCGTCTTATAAATTAAAACAATTAGGCATTCCCTATCTGTTGAATGAAATTCAAAAAACAGCGCTACTTATTTCACAAGAATTGGGGTATAAGCCAGATCACGCTCTGCCACAGCCGAAAAAACAATAG
- a CDS encoding ammonium transporter: protein MKKYSGLLMLLCFPLTAKAVDWLQPFSVINTGDTAWMMLSTILVLFMTIPGLALFYAGMVRKKNILSVMVQSFAACSLIAVIWFICGYSLAFTPNNAFIGGFDRLFLQGLNVLTTEEKLTVYPGASTIPESVFMLFQMAFAIIAGAIMTGAFAERMKFSAVLIFVGLWTLLVYVPTAHWVWGIGGWLAEDGVLDYAGGTVIHINAGVAGLCAAIFIGKRYGYGKEVMAPHNLTLTLIGCAMLWVGWFGFNAGSALAADSRAGMALATTQISAAVGALTWVLCEVVSKYKPSALGLASGAIAGLVGITPAAGFVLPQSAVWIGAITSVICFFTVTKLKYKLGYDDSLDAFGIHGMGGIAGAILTGIFVSSEVTGNNNASLWLQIESVIITLVYSSIISLLLLWIMNKCMDLRVTLDEERQGLDLISHGERLE from the coding sequence ATGAAAAAATATAGTGGGTTATTAATGCTTTTATGCTTTCCCCTGACAGCAAAAGCCGTTGATTGGCTACAACCTTTTTCGGTCATCAATACTGGCGATACCGCTTGGATGATGCTATCGACGATTTTAGTGTTATTTATGACGATCCCGGGCTTGGCATTATTTTATGCTGGAATGGTAAGAAAAAAGAATATTTTATCCGTTATGGTGCAAAGTTTTGCTGCCTGTAGTTTGATTGCGGTAATTTGGTTTATATGTGGTTATAGCCTAGCCTTCACCCCAAATAACGCCTTTATTGGTGGATTTGATCGTCTCTTTTTGCAAGGGTTAAATGTACTCACCACAGAAGAAAAACTCACTGTCTATCCCGGAGCAAGCACAATTCCAGAGTCTGTTTTTATGCTATTTCAGATGGCCTTTGCCATCATTGCAGGCGCCATTATGACAGGGGCATTTGCCGAGCGAATGAAATTTAGTGCGGTGCTAATTTTTGTCGGTTTATGGACATTGCTGGTTTATGTTCCAACGGCGCACTGGGTATGGGGGATTGGCGGTTGGTTGGCTGAAGATGGGGTATTAGATTATGCCGGTGGAACAGTCATTCATATCAATGCGGGTGTAGCCGGATTATGTGCGGCAATTTTCATCGGAAAGCGTTATGGCTATGGAAAAGAAGTTATGGCGCCGCATAACCTCACCTTAACCCTCATTGGTTGTGCGATGTTATGGGTTGGCTGGTTTGGTTTTAATGCGGGATCTGCCTTAGCCGCAGATAGCCGTGCGGGAATGGCGCTTGCAACCACACAAATTTCTGCCGCCGTGGGGGCATTAACTTGGGTGCTTTGCGAAGTTGTCAGTAAATATAAACCCTCTGCATTAGGTCTTGCCTCAGGGGCAATAGCAGGATTAGTCGGGATAACCCCTGCTGCCGGCTTTGTACTACCACAAAGTGCGGTATGGATTGGTGCGATTACCAGTGTAATTTGTTTCTTTACTGTTACCAAACTGAAATACAAATTAGGCTACGATGATTCTCTTGATGCCTTTGGTATTCACGGAATGGGCGGCATTGCTGGGGCAATCTTAACGGGGATTTTTGTTTCGAGTGAAGTGACTGGAAATAATAACGCAAGCCTTTGGTTACAAATTGAAAGTGTTATTATTACTTTAGTGTATAGCAGTATTATCTCACTGCTTCTATTATGGATAATGAATAAATGTATGGATCTTCGTGTCACCTTAGATGAAGAACGCCAAGGTTTAGATCTGATTTCTCACGGTGAACGTTTGGAATAA
- a CDS encoding TRAP transporter substrate-binding protein, with protein sequence MKLFNLKTLATLVTSAFMLASTANAATTLRFGYEAPRSDTQHIAAKKFNELLKEKTKGELKLSLFPDSTLGNAQTMISAVRGGTIDIEMSGSPNFTGLEPKLNVIDIPFIFKDREHVYKVLDGEIGQGLLKDLEAQGLKGLAFWDVGFRAFSNSKHPVTKPEDIKGLKVRTNQNPMYIQAFSLLGANPVPMPLSELYTALETRAVDAQEHPIGIFWSAKLYEVQKYLSQTNHGYTPLIVVMNKAKFDGLSPALQQAIVSAAKEAGQYQRDLNVKNEQEIIANLRKAGVEVIEKVDTTPFKTVIEADVRKSFIDKHGDTLVKEIDALAQ encoded by the coding sequence ATGAAACTATTCAATCTAAAAACCTTAGCAACCTTAGTAACCAGTGCGTTTATGCTTGCTTCAACCGCTAATGCGGCAACCACATTACGTTTTGGTTATGAAGCTCCTCGTAGTGATACACAACACATTGCCGCGAAAAAATTTAATGAATTGTTAAAAGAAAAAACCAAAGGAGAATTAAAGCTCAGCTTATTTCCAGATAGCACCTTAGGTAATGCACAAACGATGATTAGTGCAGTACGCGGCGGCACTATTGATATTGAAATGTCTGGTTCACCGAATTTTACTGGGTTAGAACCGAAATTAAATGTGATTGATATTCCGTTTATTTTTAAAGATCGTGAACACGTGTATAAAGTGCTAGACGGTGAGATTGGACAAGGGTTATTGAAAGATCTTGAAGCGCAAGGATTAAAAGGCTTAGCATTTTGGGACGTCGGATTCCGTGCCTTTTCTAATTCTAAACACCCCGTAACTAAACCTGAAGACATTAAAGGATTGAAAGTGCGTACAAACCAAAATCCAATGTACATTCAAGCCTTTAGCCTATTAGGTGCAAACCCCGTTCCAATGCCACTTTCAGAGCTTTATACCGCGCTTGAAACCCGTGCGGTGGATGCACAAGAACATCCCATTGGCATTTTCTGGTCAGCAAAATTGTATGAAGTACAAAAATATTTAAGCCAAACCAATCACGGTTATACGCCATTAATTGTTGTGATGAACAAAGCCAAATTTGATGGGCTTAGCCCAGCATTACAACAAGCGATTGTTTCTGCGGCAAAAGAAGCGGGGCAATATCAGCGTGATCTGAATGTAAAAAATGAACAAGAGATTATCGCGAATTTACGCAAAGCAGGGGTAGAAGTGATTGAAAAAGTCGATACTACCCCATTTAAAACAGTAATTGAAGCGGACGTACGCAAATCGTTTATTGATAAACACGGCGATACCTTAGTAAAAGAAATTGATGCGTTAGCACAATAA
- the yiaK gene encoding 3-dehydro-L-gulonate 2-dehydrogenase: MLVSYNELKAEFKRVLLARNVREEIAEECATAFADTTQAGAYSHGVNRFPRFIQQLENGDIVPEAVPTKVLSLGAVEQWDAHQAMGNLTAKKMMDRAMEIADQYGIGVVALRNANHWMRGGSYGWQAAEKGYIGICWTNALAVMPPWGAKECRIGTNPLIVAVPTTPITMVDMSCSMYSYGMLEVHRLAGRQTFVDAGFDDEGNLTRDPATVENNRRLLPMGFWKGSGLSIVLDMIATLLSNGLSTAAVTEDKDDEYCVSQVFIAIEVDRLIDGKTKEEKLTRIMDYVRTAERADPEVAIRLPGHEFTTILAENKANGIPVDDTVWAKLKAL; this comes from the coding sequence ATGTTAGTTTCTTATAATGAGTTAAAAGCTGAATTTAAACGCGTGTTGCTTGCACGTAATGTCCGTGAAGAGATTGCCGAAGAATGCGCAACGGCCTTTGCAGATACCACGCAGGCGGGGGCTTATTCTCACGGCGTGAATCGTTTTCCGCGTTTTATTCAACAACTAGAAAATGGCGACATTGTGCCAGAAGCCGTGCCGACCAAAGTGCTTTCTTTAGGGGCGGTTGAACAGTGGGATGCCCATCAGGCAATGGGGAATTTAACCGCTAAAAAAATGATGGATCGTGCAATGGAAATTGCCGATCAATATGGTATCGGCGTGGTGGCATTGCGTAACGCAAACCACTGGATGCGCGGAGGAAGTTACGGCTGGCAAGCTGCAGAGAAAGGTTATATCGGCATTTGCTGGACCAATGCACTGGCAGTAATGCCGCCTTGGGGAGCAAAAGAATGTCGAATTGGCACAAATCCTTTGATTGTTGCTGTCCCAACTACGCCAATTACAATGGTAGATATGTCTTGTTCGATGTATTCCTACGGAATGTTAGAAGTTCACCGTTTAGCTGGACGACAAACATTTGTTGATGCCGGATTTGATGATGAAGGCAACTTAACGCGCGATCCTGCCACAGTAGAAAATAATCGTCGTTTATTACCAATGGGATTTTGGAAAGGGTCGGGATTATCTATCGTACTAGATATGATCGCCACCTTGCTTTCTAATGGGCTATCCACCGCTGCCGTGACAGAAGATAAAGATGATGAATACTGTGTTTCACAAGTGTTTATTGCTATCGAAGTGGATCGTCTTATTGATGGAAAAACCAAAGAAGAGAAACTCACACGTATTATGGATTATGTCCGTACTGCGGAACGTGCTGATCCTGAGGTGGCGATACGTCTGCCGGGACACGAATTTACCACGATTTTAGCGGAGAATAAAGCAAATGGCATTCCCGTTGATGATACGGTATGGGCAAAACTCAAAGCCTTATAA
- a CDS encoding TRAP transporter large permease subunit, producing the protein MTVIIFLSVLLGAIILGIPVAFSLLICGIALMIHLDLFDAQILAQQIVSGADSFSLMAIPFFILAGEIMNEGGLSKRIIDLPMKLVGHKRGGLGFVAILAAMIMASLSGSAVADTAAVAAMLLPMMKTTGYPLGRSAGLIGTAGIIAPIIPPSIPFIVFGVASGVSITKLFLAGIFPGVLMGCCLAALWWWQAKRLNLMTFSKATKQELCISFKNSVWALLLPVIIIGGFRLGIFTPTEAGAVATFYALFVAVFIYRELKISALYKVLFSAAKTTGVVMFLVAAANVTGWLITVAELPQMITELLEPLINSPTLLLIVIMLVVFIVGMVMDLTPTVLILTPVLMPLVEEAGIDPVYFGVLFILNTSIGLITPPVGNVLNVITGVSKLPFDEAAKGILPYMLMMIILLFAFIFVPSLILTPLSWMQP; encoded by the coding sequence ATGACCGTTATTATTTTCCTTTCTGTTTTACTCGGTGCGATTATTTTAGGTATTCCCGTTGCTTTCTCACTCTTAATTTGTGGGATTGCCTTGATGATCCATTTGGATTTATTTGATGCTCAAATTTTGGCACAACAAATTGTGAGCGGTGCAGATAGCTTTTCATTAATGGCTATTCCCTTTTTTATTCTTGCCGGCGAAATTATGAATGAGGGCGGGTTGTCCAAACGCATTATTGATTTGCCAATGAAATTAGTCGGACATAAGCGTGGTGGGCTAGGATTTGTTGCTATTTTAGCTGCAATGATTATGGCAAGTTTATCCGGCTCGGCGGTGGCGGATACCGCGGCAGTGGCAGCAATGTTATTACCAATGATGAAAACCACAGGCTACCCTTTAGGGCGTTCTGCGGGATTAATTGGTACTGCGGGTATTATTGCCCCGATCATTCCCCCTTCAATTCCGTTTATTGTGTTTGGCGTGGCGAGCGGGGTATCCATTACAAAACTCTTCTTAGCAGGTATCTTCCCCGGCGTATTAATGGGCTGTTGCCTAGCCGCACTATGGTGGTGGCAAGCAAAACGGCTTAATTTAATGACATTTTCTAAAGCAACAAAACAAGAACTATGTATTTCCTTTAAAAACAGTGTATGGGCGTTGTTATTACCTGTCATTATTATTGGCGGATTCCGTTTAGGCATCTTCACTCCAACAGAAGCCGGGGCAGTTGCGACGTTCTATGCCCTGTTTGTGGCAGTATTTATCTATCGCGAACTAAAGATCAGCGCGTTATATAAAGTGTTATTTTCCGCAGCAAAAACAACCGGCGTGGTAATGTTTTTAGTGGCAGCTGCGAATGTAACGGGGTGGCTCATCACCGTTGCAGAGTTGCCTCAAATGATTACAGAGTTATTAGAACCTTTGATTAACTCACCAACTTTATTGCTGATTGTCATTATGCTGGTGGTATTTATTGTGGGTATGGTAATGGATTTAACCCCAACCGTGTTGATTTTAACCCCTGTGTTAATGCCACTAGTTGAAGAGGCGGGCATTGATCCCGTGTATTTCGGCGTGCTATTTATTTTAAATACGTCGATTGGGTTAATTACCCCACCTGTCGGTAATGTATTAAATGTAATTACGGGCGTGTCAAAACTGCCATTTGATGAAGCCGCAAAAGGCATTTTACCTTATATGTTAATGATGATTATTTTGCTCTTTGCTTTCATCTTTGTCCCTTCATTAATTTTAACGCCACTTTCGTGGATGCAACCTTAA
- the carB gene encoding carbamoyl-phosphate synthase large subunit gives MPKRTDINTILIIGAGPIVIGQACEFDYSGAQACKALREEGYKVVLVNSNPATIMTDPDMADVTYIEPITWQTVEKIIEKERPDAILPTMGGQTALNCALDLSKNGVLKKYAVELIGATEDAIDKAEDRGRFKEAMEKIGLNTPKSFVCHTFEEAWAAQAEVGFPTLIRPSFTMGGSGGGIAYNRDEFIAICERGFDASPTHELLIEQSVLGWKEYEMEVVRDKADNCIIICSIENFDPMGVHTGDSITVAPAQTLTDKEYQIMRNASLAVLREIGVDTGGSNVQFAINPANGEMIVIEMNPRVSRSSALASKATGFPIAKVAAKLAVGYTLNELRNDITGGLIPASFEPSIDYVVTKVPRFAFEKFPQADDRLTTQMKSVGEVMAMGRTFQESLQKALRGLETGICGFNLLSEAPEKIRTELGNPGPNRILYVADAFGAGFSLEEVHHYSKIDPWFLVQIQDLVKEELALEQKTLEQLDYAELRRLKRKGFSDKRIAQLVKSNESAVRNLRKSFNLHPVYKRVDTCAGEFKSDTAYLYSTYEEECEAKPSDRKKIMILGGGPNRIGQGIEFDYCCVHAALALRESGFETIMVNCNPETVSTDFDTSDRLYFEPLTLEDVLEIIHLEQPDGVIVHYGGQTPLKLANALAENGVNIIGTSADSIDAAEDRERFQQILQQLGLKQPNNRTARNAIEAVKLADEVGYPLVVRPSYVLGGRAMQIVYNVEELNKYMREAVQVSEDSPILLDHFLNNAIEVDVDCICDGEQVVIGGIMQHIEQAGIHSGDSACSLPPYSLSAEIQDEIRRQTAAMAKALNVVGLMNVQFAVQEGVIYVLEVNPRASRTVPFVSKATGRPLAKIAARVMAGISLQAQQIQGEIQPHFYSVKEAVFPFIKFPGVDTILGPEMRSTGEVMGVGETFAEAFIKAQLGAGEQIAKTGKVFISVDDKDKPRLLPIAKGLQEQGYGLCATLGTANFLRENGIFAQTVNKVREGRPHIVDAIKNGEIAMIINTVGSLPESIEDSHSIRRSALQQKVFIQTTLAAAEALVQSIGNLQNYEVYSLQSLQTKLKRQ, from the coding sequence ATGCCAAAACGTACAGACATAAACACTATATTAATTATCGGTGCAGGCCCAATTGTGATTGGACAGGCGTGTGAATTTGATTATTCAGGGGCGCAGGCGTGTAAAGCGTTGCGTGAAGAAGGTTATAAAGTGGTGTTAGTCAATTCTAACCCCGCCACCATTATGACTGATCCTGATATGGCAGATGTAACCTACATTGAGCCAATTACTTGGCAAACGGTCGAAAAGATTATTGAAAAAGAGCGTCCCGATGCGATTTTACCCACAATGGGCGGGCAAACTGCCTTGAATTGTGCCTTAGATCTTTCTAAAAATGGCGTGTTGAAAAAATACGCTGTCGAACTGATTGGAGCAACGGAAGATGCTATTGATAAAGCAGAAGATCGTGGTCGCTTTAAAGAAGCAATGGAAAAAATTGGCTTAAATACGCCAAAATCTTTTGTTTGCCATACTTTTGAGGAAGCTTGGGCAGCTCAGGCCGAAGTCGGTTTTCCAACGTTAATCCGTCCGTCTTTCACTATGGGGGGTTCAGGAGGAGGCATAGCCTATAACCGAGATGAATTTATCGCCATTTGTGAACGGGGATTTGATGCCTCACCCACCCACGAGTTACTTATCGAACAATCGGTATTAGGCTGGAAAGAATACGAAATGGAAGTGGTTCGTGATAAAGCCGATAACTGTATTATCATCTGCTCCATTGAAAATTTTGATCCAATGGGCGTACATACGGGCGATTCTATCACCGTTGCACCCGCGCAAACCCTCACCGATAAAGAATATCAAATTATGCGTAATGCCAGCCTTGCTGTGTTGCGTGAAATTGGGGTGGATACAGGCGGTTCAAACGTGCAATTTGCCATTAATCCAGCCAATGGTGAAATGATTGTGATTGAAATGAATCCACGCGTGAGCCGTTCTTCTGCGCTGGCATCTAAAGCAACAGGTTTCCCTATTGCAAAAGTGGCAGCCAAATTGGCGGTGGGTTATACGCTCAATGAATTGCGTAACGACATCACCGGTGGACTTATTCCTGCGTCTTTTGAACCGTCTATTGACTATGTGGTGACTAAAGTGCCACGTTTTGCCTTTGAGAAATTCCCTCAAGCAGACGATCGTTTAACCACGCAGATGAAATCCGTGGGCGAAGTAATGGCAATGGGGCGTACGTTCCAAGAAAGCTTGCAAAAAGCGTTACGAGGATTAGAAACGGGTATTTGTGGTTTCAATTTGCTGTCTGAAGCGCCTGAAAAAATACGCACCGAACTTGGTAACCCCGGGCCTAACCGCATTCTTTATGTTGCCGATGCCTTTGGCGCAGGGTTTAGCTTGGAAGAAGTACATCATTACTCAAAAATTGATCCTTGGTTTTTAGTGCAGATCCAAGATTTAGTGAAAGAAGAATTAGCCTTAGAGCAAAAAACACTTGAACAATTAGACTATGCAGAGCTTCGCCGTTTAAAACGTAAAGGTTTTTCAGATAAACGTATTGCCCAATTAGTGAAAAGTAATGAAAGTGCGGTGCGAAATTTGCGTAAATCATTCAATCTGCACCCTGTCTATAAACGGGTTGATACCTGTGCTGGGGAATTTAAATCGGATACGGCTTATCTTTATTCTACTTATGAAGAAGAATGCGAGGCGAAACCCTCTGATCGTAAGAAAATTATGATTTTAGGTGGTGGACCAAACCGAATTGGGCAAGGCATTGAATTTGACTATTGTTGTGTCCACGCCGCACTTGCCTTGCGTGAAAGCGGTTTTGAAACCATTATGGTGAACTGTAACCCTGAAACGGTTTCTACCGATTTCGATACCTCAGATCGCCTTTATTTTGAACCGCTTACCCTTGAAGATGTGTTAGAAATCATTCACCTTGAACAGCCTGATGGCGTCATTGTGCATTATGGCGGTCAAACACCGCTAAAACTTGCGAACGCCCTTGCCGAAAATGGCGTGAACATTATTGGTACATCAGCGGACAGTATTGATGCCGCAGAAGATCGTGAACGCTTCCAACAAATCCTACAACAACTCGGCTTAAAACAACCGAATAACCGTACCGCAAGAAATGCCATAGAAGCAGTCAAATTGGCTGATGAAGTGGGCTATCCACTCGTGGTTCGTCCTTCTTATGTGCTAGGCGGGCGTGCAATGCAAATCGTGTATAATGTGGAGGAACTCAACAAATATATGCGTGAAGCGGTGCAAGTTTCCGAAGATAGCCCAATTCTGCTTGATCATTTCTTAAATAATGCTATTGAAGTGGATGTGGATTGCATTTGTGATGGCGAACAGGTGGTCATCGGCGGGATTATGCAACATATTGAACAAGCGGGGATTCATAGTGGGGATAGTGCGTGTTCTCTGCCACCTTATTCCTTAAGTGCAGAGATTCAAGATGAAATCCGCCGGCAAACTGCAGCGATGGCAAAAGCATTAAATGTGGTGGGATTAATGAATGTTCAATTTGCCGTGCAAGAGGGCGTGATCTATGTCTTAGAAGTAAACCCTCGGGCAAGTCGTACTGTGCCATTTGTGAGCAAAGCCACAGGACGTCCATTAGCCAAAATCGCGGCGCGTGTAATGGCTGGCATCAGTTTGCAAGCTCAACAAATTCAAGGTGAAATTCAACCGCACTTTTATTCAGTGAAAGAAGCGGTGTTCCCGTTTATAAAATTCCCGGGGGTAGATACTATTTTAGGCCCTGAAATGCGTTCAACAGGAGAAGTGATGGGCGTGGGCGAAACATTCGCAGAAGCGTTCATTAAAGCTCAGCTTGGCGCAGGCGAACAAATCGCTAAAACAGGAAAAGTATTTATTTCTGTTGATGACAAGGATAAGCCACGCTTATTGCCGATTGCGAAAGGATTACAAGAACAGGGATATGGCTTATGTGCAACCCTTGGGACAGCCAATTTCTTGCGTGAAAACGGTATTTTTGCCCAAACGGTAAATAAAGTTCGCGAAGGGCGTCCACATATTGTTGATGCAATAAAAAATGGCGAGATTGCGATGATCATTAATACGGTAGGTAGTTTGCCTGAAAGCATTGAAGATAGCCATTCTATCCGTCGTAGTGCGTTGCAACAAAAAGTCTTTATTCAAACCACCTTGGCCGCGGCAGAAGCCTTAGTGCAAAGTATCGGCAATTTGCAAAATTACGAGGTGTATTCCTTACAATCCTTACAAACTAAGCTAAAAAGACAGTAA